The segment acaTTTTGAGACTTTGGTTCTCAGCGTGCGATGTGTGTGTACTGTTGATGTATCattatgattaattaataataaatacatcaaTATAGATTGTGTAGTgtaataatgaatttaaaagAACTGCAACACGTGCTTGCAAGGTATTCaatttgattcaaattcaaatatttttattcaaaataggatttaaaatcacttattgaacgtcaaaaactaccacccattcaaaagagactgggcgcaagaaactcagcgggcttttttttaatgttaaatatggataacaatgtgatatcgttcaataaacattaataattaaatagcctgagggtgttcgctttattcccagtccgtggtgtcatttaGAAAATCGTTtttgctatagtaacctttcccacacaaacgtattttaacaattcttttaaatttcgtaacacatttgttttgtacattttctgggatcatattgtagaagcatatacatcgcccaacaaaagacttactaactcgacccaaccgagtagtaggcataacaagtttatgtttgttcctcgtgttaaacttatgaatgtcacagttaaCAACCCCTGTcacatatataattatatcaacAACAATCTTTAGCAAGTCTTTGATTTAAATAGCAGAAACTGCGCCAATACTCAACAATCTATATCTATAGAGTGTATAGAGCATTATTTTCGTCCCAAAAATAATACGAGTTTATCTCAAGTTGcgccaaaaaatattttctttataatttatttattaatttttgttatttcattGGTAATAAATATAACCCTCGCGAGTCCAAATCTCACGTAGGTACCTGCGCCTTCTATAACCGGTGTCCCTGACAGTCAAGCAACGTTTTAGTTTTGTTTCCTGTTTACAAAGATACATCGTAAAGCATAGTGGCCACCTAGAAGCATCCACGCTTTAATtcctaaatttgtttttttattattttacatataatttagataatgttattattttaaagacaTCATTTAGCCGACAATGACCATGGTCACGTAGACCATAACACATGGGGCACACATAGCGAATCACGTCACTATTTTTGATATTTACGACTTTATCTTACAGGTCGCGACATCAGATAACGTTAATATTAGCAAATTGTATAAAAACCCTCGATACGGGAACTCCAAGTCAGTTTACGTTCCACCATCAAAATGGTCAGACTTACAAAGGAACAAGTGCAGTTCTACAAGGAGAATGGATACATTCACTTGAAGAAACTAATCAAAGGAAAAGAGCTGGAGCGGATGTCTGAAGAATACGACAAGCTGTTCAGTTTGAAGCAGAACAATAAGATTGATGCGGCGTGGGTCGGCACCGACGAGGACAGAACCGGCGGAAACAATCTAACTGTAAGTTCTGTTGGTTTCATTACTCCACTATATTTGATTCTGGACACGATACCTCGCGAACAGCTCCTCTCACTTAGAAGGCCGCTCCCGTGAGCGTTCAGATGTTCCAGGAGAGTGAGGGTAGCGGTGGTCCCCTTATCAGTGATCAGGTGACCGTACCTAGTCTTGTTGGTACTCCTCtcccattaaaatattttcattaaagtatattattatgcgGAGCTGAAGTGGCAGatgacagggcacatagttcgacagacagatggccggtggggcagaaaagtccttgtaccagaagacgcagtgttggtagggccctcacaagatggactgacgatctggtcaagatcgccggaatacgttggatgagggcagcgcaggactgatcatcGTGGATATCTTAggaggactttgtccagcagtggatatCCTCCGGCTggtgataatgataatattattcaagtatttaatatttttatgtatatacgtataatattcaagtgtttccttaaaagaaattttgtatttttaattcgtGTAGGTACTCCCAGTTGTTCTCGATCTTTGGAGTACAAGAAAAATGCGATGGATCCGAAATTATACCCCATTACCCCATGACTTACTTTTTTTATTCCCAGTCAAAATATATATGGTAATAATATGTTCAATCttattttagatatattttatttcgcaCGAAAAAAAGTCAATTTGAATGCATTacttaaaatagtatttattcaCAGGTAAAAGCCATCCACAATCTACAGATGCACAATGAGGTGTTCGGTAAATACTTGTACAACGAAGATCTATTGGACGCCTTTGAAGATGTGATGGGCACGAAGAACATCGTCTTACATCATACGAAGGCTAACAACAAACCGCCAGAGAAGGGAGCTCACTACCCCATGCACCAAGTAATAATtgacaaattatataatatataaaaaaatttaaagtaacaaatatatatgtatatatatattttgtagatactgtattttttttatatgtcaataagggacgagacgagcaggacgctcagctgatggtaactgatatgcCTTGCCCCAAAGATGCTAAGTCCCATTgctcactagctacagcgcccttcagagagaaacaataatgcttagtcattactgctccacggcagaaatagccgccattgtggtacccataatctagccggcatccggtgcaaaggattCGGTCCACTTGTAGATTATAAGGTATTGTCTGTAGTATTTATTGGTGGTACGAACCgcttttcataatttaataacttttaagtgCCAATTGCATTAAAACTCTAACACTCTGCAAACCctgaatcgttttttttttatttcaagagGCCCAGCCAAAGTTAAACACTTCATTACCATAATAAAGTTCTCGTTAAAttgatttttcatattttttactaGGATTACCATTATTTCCCATACGAGAAAGATTCCGTAGTGGCTGCCGCACTCTTCCTGGACGCTGCGACACCTCACAATGGCACCCTGTTTGTATATCCAGGTTCCCACAAGCTAGGACCCCTCGAAGACTTTGGTCCCAAAGAAGGGAGCAACTTCCACTATGTTGATCAGGTCAGTAAGAATCGTGTTATTGGTAGGAGAAAAAAAAAGGTTCCTAAGAACCTTTTTTTAAGtagatttaattatttgagACACAACTATGGGTCATTTTTCCAACAAGATATTAAACTTTTCATGGAGCTCAAGGAACATTGATGTTAGTTAGTACCTGACCTAGGCTTTATTGAAAGAGTCAGCATTGCAATAAAATCCAACAGGGCACCCGAGACCTTCATCATTTGCCATTCGTTTCATTTCCACCCGAAGACTCACGTTGCCAAAGAAATGTTCTGGAAGGAAGAACCTCAATTGACTGCGCATCATTCATAACGTTTTTATccaaaattaaacttaataatcaCTCATTAAAGATCAGTAACGACTGGCCCAACGACGGGCACAGCTGGTCGTAATTTAATTACTGACTCTGTGGCACGATCACCGATGATGACGTCTTACATTCAGTACAACAACAAACGCAAACTTTAAATTCGCAACAAAATATAAGACAACAGTTTTGTGTTACGACGTATTGTGAATACTACCCAATTTATgtaattgataatataatatgtcactcactttaataaattgatattaggTATTTTCAAAAGGGAttctccaaagagaatttaaacactaggaTTCTCTATAACACAAGTAGCTTTAAGAATAGGAGCTCCGTTCTACTACGAGTAATGTTATTAACGATTCAAACATGTTTTTGTTGCAcaaatagtataattattatatgtctTTGATTTCGATCATTTGGTCTGATTACAGAACAAGTTCTCGATCGAGGGAGCCACTCCTCTGAACGTGGAGCCAGGAGACGTGGTCATCTTCTCCTACTTCACCGTCCACGGCAGCACACCTAATCTCTCCTCCAAAACTAGGCGTATGTTGCTGGTACAAGTCCATGATGCTCATGACAAGCCCCTCACCGGAGTACCGACGTGGCCGGGAGCCGGCTGGGTGCTGCGAGGGTCCAACCTCAACCGTGATGCTTCCATAGCTAAGAGATACGAGGCCTAGTGTTAGTTATGTTCTTCTAGTGTAATTATATTGTTCTTAAATTAttgctttaataaatatattcactCTGCACATATGTTTTTCTTTACTTACAAAACTCGGGCACGCTGCAATGTGGTTGTGGCAAAACTGATCAACTACttataggtaggtaggtacctattatatatattataaattttgaacCCCTTGCCCTCAGACTTACGACCGTTTTCTTTATTGACAACATGTAACCTCTGGAAACGTTTTGATGATCTATGTTTGACGTTATGGGATCAATGGGATGGCGTTTTGGTATTATAGCTTGTTATATATATGAATGTGAATTGTGATGTGACCAATGtgtgaattaattaaatatactctATGATTTTAAGGGAAGTTGAAAGTTTTTTACCttcttttttaactaaattcAAGATATACTTAAGCAAAAGAAATTCTTAGAAACCAGATTCACGGGGAAATTATTTTTCATGGAAATCTAATTgagttacataaaaataaaacgtgAGGATTTTGATGTACTGTAAAGCGTCATTATCCGAACGTCGCTCGAGCGGACGACCGCTTTTCCGAACTAACAACAAACAGTGCTGAATTTCAAAGCTTTGCCACGAAAATCTCTTGTTTATAATAAAGCAAGAATCGTATCACTGCCTTCGCATATGCTACTGACTCGTTAATATTTCTGCGATGCCTGTACGTATCTACGTACGTGTATGGCTGACACAATATACACATAAGAAGTTAATTTATCCGAAAATAACGGTTTTCCGAACACCCATGTCCCCCAATTAGTTCGGATAATCGACGCTCTACGTAcctataatatgatattttttgcATCACTAACAACGGTGAATACATTATACaacactcaccttcgattcgcagacgatatcgagaccatggaagacttaagccatatgcacCATGGCCTCAATACAGGATCCCAAGGAGTAAGTCTCATAATGAACATGGAcgagacaagacgaagatcatgtctaatgtccatgtcacacctactcccgtaacagttaggaactgtactctcgaaattgttgacgagtacgtcttccttggacaaacaatccaggtGGGTCCAATTTCGCTAAAGAGTTAACTCATAAATCCAACACGGATTGGCATCGtttgggaagctccgtaaaatctctTCGTCCCGAATACCACAgcgtctgaagacgaaggttttcaataaatgtgtgttgccagtggtGATATAGTATACCTCGCACCTTCGTGGTGGCTTCAATCCTTCAAGTTTTAATTACGTTTGATAAAGTGTCAAATGGCAATCGAGTCAATTGATCGAGTCAATTGATCGAGACAGTGTTATCAACAGTTAATATTGtgatactataataattataaatcataGTGCTAAGAAGTAGTTGTGGATATACTTATgtgcatttaattattatacttatattgtTTGGGATCGTACCTTCTCAATTCTACTACAAAGGAAGGGTTTTCAGTTCAAATAGTGTAGTTGGACTCGGGGCTAGATGATTTCTaggtacgtctagatagagtctcttgctgttagacaaccgataaaaacaggccaggaatattagttattagtttagtatgcgtgacaagctacgtcttacatctgcgatttgtatgacactttgtgttaaagTGCTCTAAATAGAGGCTAAACTcaaaaagaaattctattaaataaataaaattctaaataaagagcaattctaataaatacaatttttacgacgttttcacagctgtcatagtctatctagaagtataaatgatctaaggactCGGGGGTCAAAATGAATTAGCTGGTGTAGGAGTCACATAATGTGGCCGGACCTTCGCCTTAGGCCGGAACCAGATACAACAAACATCAGCGAAACAAATCTGAGAAACGAAAGAGAAACAGTGTGTGAGAGAGAAACAGAAaggagagttttttttaaatgaaaataagggacgagccgagcaggacgttcagctgatggtaattgatacgccctgcccattacaatgcagtgccggtccggatacttgaaaaaccccgaaaattctgagtgccactacaactgcgctcgtcaccttgagacataagatgttaagactcatttgccgtaatttaataagtaatttcactagcaacggcgcccttcagaccgaaacacagtaatgcttacacatttctacttcacagcagaaataggcgccgttgtggtacctataatctagccggcatcctgtgcaaaggagcctcccactggtaagagtGGGGCATTGAGTTTAATCTCACTGTCTGCAGGATCCTTGCTAAGACTAcgtatactattatatattccttgctaaaactccaataatgtGACCAAAGGTgtaaaaaatacctaaaatattcCTAACATCGCGTGCACTGCAAAAAGTATTGATGATAGCATAACAAAATGTACTACAactttgcagaacacatcaTTATTAACAAAAACGTCTATTATGTCGTATGCATAATATGTCGCTCCTACGTGCTCATCCCTGTGTGTACGCGGCGAAGTTGTCTTAAAAAACATTGACTTTGGCATTGAACGGAATCCTCTCCACGCACTGCTATCCTGCTTTCCTGCTGTCTACTGCATTGCTATCTGCTGTCCTGCTACCTGCTGCCTTGCTGTCTGCTGTCCTGCAACCTGCTCCATTGTCTCATAAAGTGACTACTCTTCCTCGCACCGTATCTCATAGCATGGTGGCTGGAAGGTTCGAGAGCTCacttattatgtatgtaatggTATCTTTATGTAGCaactatgtttattattttagtaagttTCCTATagataataagtaaaataacaattttattatggcATGACCTCATGGTTGCGATGattgtaaatatttgataacagttttatataataatctatACGAAATAATGACaacttgttaatatatttttaataaaggtCATAataatgtttgcaaacataactattgcttgatatatatatagacggGCTTTCCCAACCAAGTCTTATAATGTGTTTATTATGTCtctatgatgaataaatatttcttttaatttcatgcaaacctttttttttcttttgtgagagATCTTTACCCTTCATAAAGGCTcccaagcaaatttttatatagGGCTCCaccaatttgtataatttattcattaaataaatggAGTAAGTGCTCGTTGAAAGACATggtcatatttttaataagctgCCGATAAATAATCTGCCTGGAAGTGAGCATTGAcagatttattttatctttctaGAATTAgtattatgtttttcatataaTGTTTGACTTTTTTAGGATAACATTACAGTAAATATTGTCACGAGATTGGGTCAGGCAGTGGAATGTAATACACATGCGTTCACTTGCGGAAGcctaaatgatggaagttttgagagactAACTGCCACACCTTCTCCCTTGTTTTCGGTTTtcaccgcccatctatgtgttggGTATatcagaagatcgcctgccgaccgaccatggcgaaagccgtactacCGGTTGTTGATCAtttggtgaccctctaggtcgGACCTTAGTATACCGAGATTGCGGTTAATTATGGTcaccataattttggagagcagggaggttatagctATAGGCGTGTAGTTTGcaggatccgaactgtctcctttcttaaataaataatatattagatttgTATAATTTGCACTTGAATTGAAATATCCACGAAGTTAGAAACACAATTAGGCTACAAAGTAGTAATTGCACTGGCATtacatttaaacatttattattaaaaataataagttatataagaataaaaataatatccgAAATTCTATActtcatattaaaaaattgttagaAAAAGACGCCAAATTATTTTTGTCGTCGCGCGGACTTTCCAGCAGATTCTATGGTTGCCGGGCTCGGTGGCAGTTGTCTCTCCGGCCATAAACGTTTCAAATAATCAACCATGTCATTTAACTTTACAGTAGTACTTTTCTCAGTAACAACACCTTTAAAAGAATTTATCATAGTCTCGATAAATTCTTTGTCTACTGGTATAACTCTAAGACTCTTTGCAAATTTCTTACTATCCATACTATCACCGTTTTCTTTGTAGAGCTGGAGTATCAGCAGGGCAATGTCGACATGATGTTTCTTCATCGTTTTACACAAAGCGTCCATTCTTTTGAATAGTATTAGTTTGAAGTCACTTATTGTGGGTAAGAATTTAGATTTGACGTCTCCAAAAGTGATAACAGCTTTTTTACGAAAGCTCAAGGAAAGAATTTCATTGCGTAAATTTAAGAATTCTGGCTTCACTGGAACGTTGTCAAGCAGAAGGTTTCGTAATTTTAGTTCGGGACTTTTCAAAAATTCAAGCAAGGCGTACGCATCATCTGGTGTCAAGGGGTTGAAGGACAGATCCAAGGTGACCAGTCTTTTAGCTTTCGGTAATCCATTCAGCATAGGTTTTATAGCATCAGTTGAAAAtcggttattacttaaattaacatGACATAGATTTTCATTTTTGAATAGCACTTTTATTGCAATCCCAACTGCTCTTCCTTTCAATGCTGTCCACGATAAATTTATATCTTTGAAGGACTTATTTTCAGACAATCTCTGACAAAGGTTATAAATGACATTAGGAGAAATAATTGTATTGCGCGATAAATCCAAATGAGTTAATTTATTACGAGTTTCGAGAGCTATATTAAGTGCTGTAACGGCTGCGGGACCTAAATTGTTGgaacttaagtttatatttgttatattagCCCCTAAAAATATTGACTTTGCTAAATATTCAACTCCTTCATCACCTAAGGCATTTCTTGAAAGGTTAAGAGTCCggagagttttatttaaatgcagCTTGGCATAGATTCGTTTCGCTCCTAAAGGTCCAATACAACAACCACATAAATTTATTTCCAGCAGAGTTATATTTTCTGCCAACATACAACCTAAGTGGTAACAGCCATCTTCGTTTATCCAATTGTCGGTCAAGTCCAACACAGTGACATGAGTATTATGTTCTAGTGATAACGCAATGGGACGAAAACCATGAGTGTGTATCCCATAATACCTTAAATCAATTTTACCAGTGAGTAATTGGCGGTGGAAGCTTTGTATAGGACATAGATTGATTTCATCACACAGCGCAATGTACAGATTTTGTCCGTCGTCAGGATATAAAACTTCAGGTTCTGGCTTGAAGAGTGCATCTTCAACTCCTGGATCGAGAACTGCAGGATATGTATAATATGGGTGACGAAATACAGAACTTGCTGAGAGAGCAACATATTTTGGGCAAATTTCACCGCTGTCTGGAGTATAAAGCCCTAGTTCATAGTTAAGTCGCTTGACATTTTCATCAGGGAGTTCGAACAACAGTGAAGACCATTCACTCTGTTGTGGCTCTACAGAAGCAGCCTCCTCAcatctataaaatattaattcagcTTGAACATTTTTAGTTTCATTTTCGATTGAACTACCAGACGACATTGTtgtcaatagaaaataaatatatttaataataaactcaCATAATACAAAATCTAAATTTTtgcaaaactcaaaaaatataaagagtATTGAAACAGAATGTCAAGTGATAAGGGCAAAGAGAATTGATGTGATCTTAGAACaggtttaatataatttattaataaaataacgttCTGAAAAAGTAAATAGGTCCGAGTTAACTGTTGTTCTAGTACAAGTAATAGTTATTATCTTGCACGCAGAGAAAGTTCAGTAGTCCAGAgtgaattacattaatttatacgTAATGTGTTTAAAATGTTTATGAAACTCAAAAAGGTGATAATGTAATAGTAAGTCTTTAGTCATCAGGGGCGTGCTTTTGTTTTCTAGAAAGGTAGGCAGAATATAGATACAAGTACCTTATAATATTCTAGATAAAAATTTTGCTTTTGCTATCACCAAAACTGAAGCATTGACATTAAATTGTAAAAGacttcataataaaaaaaaatcgtaaaacTGCTTTCCTGTTGTATCACAATAGCCTAGTTAGCCTACGCGTAGTATTTTGATAaaacgtttttttattattcaaattcactACGATACACATTATCGACCCTCCAGCGCTCACCAACATTGAGGCGTCCGCCATCCGAgccagtatggcgaatcaccagccgatcactgtgaTATCAGCTTACTTACCACCTAGTAAATTAATTCTAGAATCAGATATCAATTCTTTACTCAGCCACGGGGCTGCTTTTATTGTaggtggcgatcttaacgccaaacacgcCAGCTAGAACAGCAGATTCCCTAACAGAAACGGCAGACTGCTAGACTCACTAAACTTCTCGGTAATGGCTCCCTCCGAGCCAACTCGATACCCACATAACGTAGGACACAGACCCGACATACTTGATGTTGcttcatttaaaaatgtaacacttgATGTAAATTCAATAGAAGTAGTTCACGATCTAGACTCAGACCACCGGCCGGTCATTGTAAACCTAGCCCGCCCGTTAACTACCAGCCACCCACTAacacagtgatcgactggcaacggttgGAGAAGGAACTCGAGACCACAACGTCCGAGCACCTGGATTCAATACCTGACGTCATTGACTCGGTTGACGTAGCCCAGAGTGCCATCTCCTGTCCGTGTGACATCCCACATCCACAACAAGATGGAGGCCTGCACCAAGCAGGTGCCTACAATGCAACCGCATCGGCTAATACTGCCACCAGAAGTCAGAGAGCTGCTCACTGAGAAGCGCAGAGCCACTAGAGCATATGATAGGTATCCAAGACTCGAGAATAGGCGTCACCTCCGCTATCTACAGTGAGTGGTAAAGGAACGGAttgcggaactccgcggcgatcgttgggaccgcttgctcagCGACCTGAAACCGACGCACGTGACGTTCTGGAAGCTGTCTCGCGTGTTCAAACAGGAACCGCCTACAGtaatgcctcctttggacagaccgggactgctgCCGGCCCTTGATGACGAGGACAAGGCGGAGTACCTTGCTgacagtctcgagagtcagtgcacCCCGAACGCAGTTACCGACCCAGCCCATGTTAATGAAGTAAactgtgaagttgaacgtcgcatCTCTCTTAGCCCATCAGGCGAGCCAATACAACACACCTCTAATATAGAAGTGAAAGGAATTATTAGAGAGCTTCACTCCaaaaaggccccggggcccgactcTATAAATAACAGGGTTCTTAAAATACTGCCTCCCacactaattaaaatattagtaacCGTTTTTAATATACTGCTATTACattgcgcgttccccgaacaatggaaggagtCCATTATTATCGGTATTCCTAAGCCTGGTAAACGTAAAACTTGTCCCAGTAGTTAGGGAcccattagtttaattaactcttTAGGTAAACTATACGAACGTCTGATTCTCGCGCGCCTAAAATATTATATCGCGGAGCAGAACATGATACCCGaccatcagtttggtttcaggaCTGCACACTCGTGTCCCCAACAAGCCCACCGACTCACTGAGTATATTCTCAAACGAATCCAATACCGTACAGTTACAGCGGCCGTATTTCTCGATGTCGCGAAAgctttcgacaaggtatggcataaCGGCTAAATCTTTAAGCTATATGAACTGGgtatgccagacaggctcgtgcgcatcatacgagcctaccttactgatcgaagCTTCCGCTATCGAGTAGAAGGCACGTTATCCACGCCCCGACCCATCAGGTCGGGAGTGCCTCAGGGCTCAGTTCTGTCCCCGACCCTCTTCTCACTCTTCACGAGTGACCTCCCGAAGCCTCAGAAAGTACAAATTGTACAATATGCGGACGACACGGCTCTTTATTATGGCGCCACTCGGGGGTGCCTCGCGGCTCATATAAGAGTGCTTCAGGCCGCCGTTAATGAACTAGgagactggttcagaaaatggcggattgaagtcaatccctcaaagagtgcagcggtactctttggtaatactaataaaataaaatctttggcc is part of the Leptidea sinapis chromosome 13, ilLepSina1.1, whole genome shotgun sequence genome and harbors:
- the LOC126967470 gene encoding phytanoyl-CoA dioxygenase, peroxisomal-like, which gives rise to MVRLTKEQVQFYKENGYIHLKKLIKGKELERMSEEYDKLFSLKQNNKIDAAWVGTDEDRTGGNNLTVKAIHNLQMHNEVFGKYLYNEDLLDAFEDVMGTKNIVLHHTKANNKPPEKGAHYPMHQDYHYFPYEKDSVVAAALFLDAATPHNGTLFVYPGSHKLGPLEDFGPKEGSNFHYVDQNKFSIEGATPLNVEPGDVVIFSYFTVHGSTPNLSSKTRRMLLVQVHDAHDKPLTGVPTWPGAGWVLRGSNLNRDASIAKRYEA
- the LOC126967610 gene encoding NLR family CARD domain-containing protein 3-like — translated: MLAENITLLEINLCGCCIGPLGAKRIYAKLHLNKTLRTLNLSRNALGDEGVEYLAKSIFLGANITNINLSSNNLGPAAVTALNIALETRNKLTHLDLSRNTIISPNVIYNLCQRLSENKSFKDINLSWTALKGRAVGIAIKVLFKNENLCHVNLSNNRFSTDAIKPMLNGLPKAKRLVTLDLSFNPLTPDDAYALLEFLKSPELKLRNLLLDNVPVKPEFLNLRNEILSLSFRKKAVITFGDVKSKFLPTISDFKLILFKRMDALCKTMKKHHVDIALLILQLYKENGDSMDSKKFAKSLRVIPVDKEFIETMINSFKGVVTEKSTTVKLNDMVDYLKRLWPERQLPPSPATIESAGKSARRQK